In the genome of Hyphobacterium sp. CCMP332, one region contains:
- the rpmC gene encoding 50S ribosomal protein L29 — protein MDAKDIKGMTVEEINEMIAGEQGMLQKLKFSHAISPIENPMKIRQTRRILARLKTELHARELAEINGNGKKS, from the coding sequence ATGGACGCAAAAGATATAAAAGGAATGACAGTAGAAGAGATCAATGAGATGATCGCTGGAGAACAAGGTATGCTTCAAAAGTTGAAATTTTCTCATGCAATTTCTCCTATTGAGAATCCAATGAAAATTCGTCAAACCAGAAGGATTTTGGCCAGACTGAAAACTGAATTACACGCAAGAGAACTTGCTGAAATAAATGGCAATGGAAAGAAATCTTAG
- the rpsM gene encoding 30S ribosomal protein S13, with the protein MARIQGVDIPDNKRGVISLTYIFGIGNSRAALVLDKAGVDKDKKVVDWTDDEAKNIRDIIANEFKTEGELKSEVQLNIKRLLDIGCYRGLRHRRGLPVRGQRTKNNCRTRKGKRKTVANKKKATK; encoded by the coding sequence ATGGCCAGAATTCAAGGAGTCGATATTCCGGATAACAAGAGAGGAGTCATTAGTTTGACTTACATCTTTGGTATAGGAAACAGCCGAGCTGCATTAGTACTTGATAAAGCCGGTGTGGATAAAGATAAAAAAGTAGTGGATTGGACAGATGATGAAGCAAAAAACATTCGTGACATCATAGCCAATGAATTTAAAACTGAAGGTGAATTAAAATCTGAAGTTCAACTCAATATTAAAAGATTACTCGACATTGGGTGTTACAGAGGTTTAAGACACAGAAGAGGACTTCCGGTTCGCGGTCAGAGAACTAAAAATAACTGTCGAACGAGAAAAGGTAAAAGAAAGACTGTTGCTAATAAGAAAAAAGCAACCAAATAA
- the rpsH gene encoding 30S ribosomal protein S8, giving the protein MDSIADFLTRVRNAIGANHRILEVPSSKMKVEIAKVLLENGYIQNFKEEGEGYKKVLKMALKYNPVTKRSAITNIERVSTPGLRQYTSVDKMPRVLNGLGIAILSTSKGIMTDKHAVRENLGGEILCRVY; this is encoded by the coding sequence ATGGATTCAATTGCAGATTTTTTAACGAGGGTACGAAACGCCATAGGTGCGAATCATAGAATTCTTGAAGTTCCATCTTCTAAAATGAAAGTGGAAATAGCAAAAGTTCTTTTGGAAAACGGTTATATACAGAATTTCAAGGAAGAGGGTGAAGGGTATAAAAAAGTCCTTAAAATGGCTTTAAAGTACAATCCTGTTACTAAAAGATCTGCAATAACAAATATTGAAAGGGTAAGTACTCCTGGTTTAAGACAGTATACAAGTGTTGATAAAATGCCAAGAGTTTTGAACGGACTTGGAATTGCAATTTTATCAACTTCTAAAGGTATTATGACAGACAAGCATGCAGTTCGAGAGAATTTGGGTGGCGAGATTTTATGTCGCGTTTATTAA
- the rpmD gene encoding 50S ribosomal protein L30: MAKVKIQQVKSTINRPSYQKKTIQALGLGKINRQVEVELTPQIQGMISKVHHLVKVVE; the protein is encoded by the coding sequence ATGGCTAAAGTTAAAATACAACAGGTAAAAAGTACCATCAACAGGCCTAGCTACCAGAAGAAAACAATCCAGGCATTGGGTCTTGGTAAGATAAATCGTCAGGTTGAAGTTGAGTTAACTCCTCAGATTCAAGGTATGATAAGTAAAGTTCACCACTTAGTAAAAGTTGTAGAATAA
- the rpsQ gene encoding 30S ribosomal protein S17 translates to MAMERNLRKERVGKVVSDKMEKSIVVEVERKIKHPIYGKFVKKSKKFTAHDEKNDCKPGDTVRIAETRPLSKTKRWRMVEIIERAK, encoded by the coding sequence ATGGCAATGGAAAGAAATCTTAGAAAAGAAAGAGTAGGTAAAGTAGTAAGCGACAAAATGGAGAAATCCATTGTCGTTGAAGTAGAAAGAAAAATTAAGCACCCGATCTACGGTAAGTTCGTTAAGAAAAGTAAAAAATTTACTGCTCACGATGAGAAAAACGACTGTAAGCCAGGGGATACGGTGCGAATTGCTGAGACTCGGCCTTTGAGCAAAACAAAAAGGTGGAGAATGGTTGAAATTATAGAAAGAGCAAAATAA
- a CDS encoding DNA-directed RNA polymerase subunit alpha, with the protein MALISFQMPEKVVMEKNTDFHGLFEFRPLEKGYGVTIGNALRRILLSSLEGYAITGIRIPGVLHEFSTVEGVVEDVNEIILNLKMVRFKKVVDEPETKIKLMVSGKTELKAGDLSGATSSFEILNPEQIICHMESKVSLELELTIEKGRGYVAADDNKPAEQVAGYITTDAIFTPIKNVKYKVENTRVEQKTDYEKLILDIETDGSINPEDALQEAAKILIYHFQLFSKETIALDTAKPEEEETVDEEILKMRKLLKTSLADLDLSVRAYNCLKAANVKSLGDLASLEVSDMMKFRNFGKKSLAELEQLIADKGLTFGMDLSKYNLDDE; encoded by the coding sequence ATGGCTTTAATATCATTTCAAATGCCCGAAAAGGTGGTAATGGAAAAAAATACAGATTTCCATGGATTATTTGAATTCCGACCACTTGAAAAGGGATATGGTGTAACAATAGGTAACGCATTAAGAAGAATTCTTCTTTCATCTTTAGAAGGATATGCCATTACCGGAATTAGAATTCCTGGTGTATTGCATGAGTTTTCTACTGTGGAAGGCGTTGTCGAAGATGTAAACGAAATTATACTAAACCTTAAAATGGTAAGGTTTAAAAAAGTAGTCGATGAACCGGAAACTAAAATTAAATTGATGGTTTCAGGTAAAACTGAATTAAAAGCAGGTGATTTAAGCGGTGCTACGTCATCTTTTGAAATTTTAAATCCTGAGCAGATTATTTGCCATATGGAAAGCAAAGTAAGTTTGGAATTAGAACTTACCATTGAAAAAGGAAGAGGCTATGTTGCTGCTGATGATAATAAACCGGCTGAACAGGTCGCGGGTTATATCACTACTGATGCTATTTTTACACCTATTAAAAATGTAAAGTACAAAGTAGAAAACACAAGGGTTGAGCAAAAAACAGATTATGAAAAATTAATTTTGGATATCGAAACTGATGGATCGATAAACCCTGAAGATGCTTTACAGGAAGCAGCTAAAATATTGATTTATCATTTCCAGCTTTTCTCTAAGGAAACAATTGCTCTTGATACGGCAAAACCTGAAGAAGAGGAAACAGTAGATGAGGAAATCCTTAAAATGAGAAAGTTATTAAAAACATCTCTTGCAGATCTCGATCTTTCTGTGAGAGCCTATAACTGTCTTAAAGCAGCGAATGTAAAATCACTTGGGGATTTGGCTTCTCTGGAAGTTTCCGATATGATGAAATTTAGAAATTTCGGTAAAAAATCATTGGCTGAACTTGAGCAGTTAATCGCTGACAAAGGTCTTACATTTGGTATGGACCTATCTAAATACAATTTGGACGACGAATAA
- the rplE gene encoding 50S ribosomal protein L5, translating into MNSPRLFNKYKEEIVPVLKDKFKYTSAMQVPKLKKIAINKGIGEGVSDKKALEAGVEELTMITGQKAVMTIAKKSVSNFKLREGMPIGAKVTLRGAKMYEFLDRLMSVSLPRVRDFRGVNDKGFDGRGNYTLGIKEQIIFPEISIDKVNKISGMNITFVTSADTDEESYELLKAFGMPFQNKN; encoded by the coding sequence ATGAATAGTCCAAGATTATTTAACAAGTATAAAGAGGAGATTGTACCTGTACTGAAGGATAAATTTAAATATACTTCAGCAATGCAAGTACCTAAGCTCAAGAAAATTGCTATCAATAAAGGTATTGGTGAAGGAGTATCTGATAAAAAAGCGCTGGAAGCCGGTGTTGAAGAACTTACCATGATTACTGGTCAAAAAGCAGTAATGACAATTGCCAAAAAGTCCGTTTCTAACTTTAAGTTAAGAGAAGGAATGCCTATTGGAGCAAAAGTTACTTTGAGAGGGGCAAAAATGTATGAGTTCCTTGACCGATTGATGTCTGTATCACTTCCAAGGGTAAGAGACTTTAGAGGAGTGAATGATAAAGGATTTGATGGAAGAGGTAATTATACGCTTGGAATTAAGGAACAAATTATTTTTCCTGAAATAAGCATTGATAAGGTGAATAAAATCAGTGGGATGAATATCACTTTTGTAACATCCGCAGATACTGATGAAGAAAGTTATGAATTACTAAAGGCATTTGGTATGCCTTTTCAAAATAAAAACTAA
- the rpsK gene encoding 30S ribosomal protein S11, with the protein MAEKRKDKAKKRVVVVEPIGQVHIKASFNNIIISITNTAGQVISWASAGKMGFKGSKKNTPYAAQVAASECAKTAYELGLRKAEVFVKGPGAGRESAIRTVQNTGIEITAIKDVTPLPHNGCRPPKRRRV; encoded by the coding sequence ATGGCTGAAAAGAGAAAAGATAAAGCTAAAAAGCGTGTTGTTGTTGTAGAGCCGATCGGCCAGGTGCATATTAAAGCATCATTTAACAACATCATCATTTCGATAACCAATACCGCAGGTCAGGTGATCTCATGGGCAAGTGCAGGTAAAATGGGATTTAAGGGGTCGAAAAAGAATACGCCATATGCAGCCCAGGTTGCTGCTTCTGAATGTGCCAAGACCGCATATGAGTTAGGTTTGAGAAAAGCTGAGGTTTTTGTTAAAGGACCCGGTGCAGGAAGAGAATCTGCGATAAGAACAGTTCAAAATACAGGAATCGAGATTACTGCAATTAAAGATGTGACTCCATTGCCACATAATGGTTGCAGACCTCCAAAAAGAAGAAGAGTCTAA
- the rplX gene encoding 50S ribosomal protein L24, whose translation MKLRKGDNVKVIAGNDKGKTGRVLLVERNKNRVIIEGVRMVSKHTKPSAENPNGGIIEKEAPINISNVMLLDDAGNPSRVGRKLNDKGKLQRYSKTTGEFIKDE comes from the coding sequence ATTAAGTTAAGAAAAGGAGATAATGTAAAGGTCATTGCCGGTAATGATAAAGGCAAAACCGGGAGAGTTCTTCTTGTTGAAAGAAATAAGAACAGGGTAATTATCGAAGGTGTAAGAATGGTTTCAAAACATACCAAACCTTCTGCTGAAAATCCCAATGGTGGAATTATTGAAAAAGAAGCACCTATTAATATAAGCAATGTAATGTTACTTGATGATGCGGGAAACCCAAGCAGAGTTGGGCGAAAGCTTAACGACAAAGGTAAATTGCAGAGGTATTCAAAAACAACTGGTGAATTTATAAAAGATGAATAG
- the rpmJ gene encoding 50S ribosomal protein L36 has translation MKVKASVKKRSADCKIVRRKGRLYVINKKNPKFKQRQG, from the coding sequence ATGAAAGTAAAAGCCTCCGTAAAAAAAAGAAGCGCGGATTGCAAAATTGTAAGAAGAAAAGGGCGCTTGTACGTCATAAATAAAAAGAATCCCAAGTTTAAACAAAGACAAGGTTAA
- the rplP gene encoding 50S ribosomal protein L16, whose translation MLQPKRTKFRKKQKGRVKGIAGRGFTLAFGAFGLKSLEPGFITSRQIEAARISITRYLKREGQVWIRIFPDKPITKKPAEVRMGKGKGAPEYWVAVVKPGTIMFEIGGVGQELAQEAMRLGAQKLPVKTKFVVRRDHIPQ comes from the coding sequence ATGTTACAACCGAAACGAACCAAGTTTAGAAAAAAGCAGAAAGGCAGAGTTAAAGGTATTGCCGGAAGAGGATTTACATTGGCATTTGGTGCCTTTGGTCTTAAATCCCTTGAACCGGGATTTATCACTAGTCGCCAGATAGAAGCAGCCAGGATATCCATAACCAGATATCTAAAAAGAGAAGGTCAGGTCTGGATTAGAATTTTTCCTGATAAGCCTATAACAAAAAAGCCTGCTGAAGTTCGAATGGGAAAAGGTAAAGGTGCACCAGAATATTGGGTCGCTGTAGTAAAACCTGGAACTATCATGTTTGAAATTGGTGGAGTTGGCCAGGAATTGGCTCAGGAAGCAATGCGTCTTGGCGCTCAAAAGCTTCCGGTTAAAACAAAATTTGTCGTACGTAGAGATCATATACCTCAATAA
- the rplN gene encoding 50S ribosomal protein L14, giving the protein MVQQESRLAVADNSGAKEVLCIRVLGGTKKRYASVGDQIVVTVKNALSSSSMKKGTVSRAVVVRTKKEVRRSDGSYIRFEENAAVLITNLNEPRGTRIFGPVARELREKQFMKIVSLAPEVV; this is encoded by the coding sequence ATGGTACAACAAGAGAGTAGATTAGCGGTTGCTGATAATAGCGGAGCAAAAGAAGTGCTCTGCATTCGTGTTTTAGGTGGTACTAAAAAAAGATATGCTTCTGTTGGCGATCAAATAGTTGTTACCGTCAAAAATGCACTTTCCTCAAGTTCAATGAAAAAAGGAACTGTCTCCCGTGCCGTTGTGGTGAGAACCAAAAAAGAAGTTAGAAGATCTGATGGTTCTTATATCAGATTCGAGGAGAATGCTGCGGTTTTAATTACCAATTTGAACGAGCCAAGAGGTACAAGGATTTTTGGACCTGTGGCAAGAGAGTTGAGGGAAAAGCAATTTATGAAAATAGTTTCGTTGGCTCCTGAAGTCGTATAA
- the secY gene encoding preprotein translocase subunit SecY, producing MKKFITTIRNIFSIEELRNRIITTLGLLLIFRLGSFVVLPGVNPDKLSGEATGIFGLLDTFLGGAFSNASIFGLGIMPYISASIVLQLLTVAVPYFQKLQKEGESGRRKINQITRLLTIAITLFQSIGYVTATIPAEAIMVDQTFFTISSMIILTAGTIFTMWIGERITEKGIGNGISMLIMVGIISRFPGAILAEATTKGMSGALLFILEILALFFVVMGTVMLTQAVRRVPVQYAKQVLGSKIYGGQRQFIPLKVNSSGVMPIIFAQSLMFLPAMIAQFWAESNESDIAVYIGTTFSDFTSWQYNLLFAFLIIAFTFFYTAITVNPNQIADDMKRNGGFIPGIKPGRDTSNFLDTILTRVTFPGSVFLAIVAILPAFASIAGVGREFSQFYGGTSLLIMVGVILDTLQQIESYLLMRHYEGMMKSGKMKGRTQNMAVA from the coding sequence ATGAAGAAATTCATAACTACCATAAGGAACATTTTCTCAATTGAGGAGCTTAGAAATAGAATTATAACAACTCTGGGTCTGTTGCTTATTTTCAGACTTGGTTCATTTGTAGTTCTTCCCGGTGTAAATCCAGATAAATTATCTGGAGAAGCAACCGGAATTTTCGGTTTACTCGATACTTTCCTGGGAGGAGCATTTAGCAACGCGTCTATTTTTGGGTTGGGTATTATGCCTTATATTTCGGCCTCGATTGTATTGCAATTGTTGACTGTTGCTGTTCCTTATTTCCAGAAATTACAAAAAGAAGGAGAATCAGGGCGTAGAAAAATCAATCAAATTACCCGATTGCTTACGATAGCCATAACCTTGTTCCAATCTATAGGATATGTGACAGCAACTATTCCTGCTGAAGCTATTATGGTAGATCAGACATTCTTTACTATTTCCTCAATGATTATTTTAACTGCCGGTACCATTTTTACAATGTGGATCGGTGAGAGAATAACAGAAAAGGGTATAGGTAATGGTATCTCCATGTTAATAATGGTTGGAATCATCTCGAGATTTCCCGGAGCCATTCTGGCTGAAGCTACTACGAAAGGAATGAGCGGTGCGCTTTTATTCATACTTGAAATTTTAGCATTGTTTTTTGTAGTAATGGGTACTGTAATGTTGACCCAGGCTGTAAGAAGGGTGCCGGTTCAATACGCTAAACAGGTATTAGGATCTAAAATATATGGAGGACAACGTCAATTTATTCCTCTAAAAGTTAATTCCAGCGGTGTAATGCCAATTATTTTTGCACAATCTTTAATGTTTTTACCTGCAATGATTGCTCAATTTTGGGCTGAAAGCAATGAAAGCGACATTGCAGTTTATATAGGTACTACATTTTCAGATTTTACATCCTGGCAATACAATTTACTCTTTGCATTCCTGATAATAGCATTTACTTTCTTTTATACAGCTATTACGGTAAATCCAAATCAGATAGCAGATGATATGAAGAGAAATGGTGGTTTCATTCCGGGTATTAAGCCTGGCCGTGACACAAGTAATTTCCTGGATACGATATTAACCAGAGTAACATTTCCAGGATCGGTATTCCTGGCAATTGTAGCCATACTTCCTGCCTTTGCGAGTATTGCAGGAGTAGGTAGAGAGTTTAGCCAGTTTTATGGTGGAACATCTTTATTAATTATGGTTGGTGTGATTTTAGATACCCTTCAGCAAATTGAAAGTTATCTCCTTATGAGACATTATGAGGGAATGATGAAATCAGGAAAGATGAAAGGTAGAACTCAAAACATGGCAGTAGCGTAA
- the rplF gene encoding 50S ribosomal protein L6, with amino-acid sequence MSRIGNQPIVVPESVQVSNTNGLVVVKGPKGELKQQVDPGITVKQEGNELLVSRATEQKRHKAMHGLYRSLINNMVEGVEKGFSTELELVGVGFRATVSGSKIDFSLGYSHNILFVLPPEVKAEVTAEKGKNPILKLESFDKQLLGQIVAKVRELRKVEPYKGKGIRFKGEQIRRKAGKAAAK; translated from the coding sequence ATGTCAAGAATAGGAAATCAACCAATCGTCGTTCCGGAATCAGTGCAGGTAAGCAATACCAATGGACTCGTTGTAGTAAAAGGTCCAAAAGGTGAGCTTAAGCAACAAGTAGATCCGGGAATTACTGTTAAGCAAGAAGGAAATGAACTTCTTGTAAGCAGAGCTACGGAACAAAAACGCCATAAAGCAATGCACGGTTTGTATCGGTCATTGATCAATAATATGGTTGAAGGTGTGGAAAAAGGTTTTAGCACTGAATTGGAATTAGTAGGGGTTGGATTTAGAGCAACGGTTTCCGGGAGTAAAATTGATTTTAGTCTTGGTTATAGTCACAATATACTGTTTGTGCTTCCTCCGGAAGTTAAAGCAGAAGTGACCGCTGAAAAAGGTAAAAATCCTATTCTGAAATTGGAATCTTTTGATAAGCAACTTTTGGGTCAGATTGTGGCTAAAGTGAGAGAGTTGCGGAAAGTTGAGCCATATAAAGGCAAAGGAATAAGATTTAAAGGAGAACAAATAAGAAGAAAAGCTGGAAAAGCAGCTGCTAAATAA
- the rplO gene encoding 50S ribosomal protein L15, which produces MELHSLKPAKGSTKNSKRVGRGQGSGKGGTATRGHKGAQSRSGYSRKIGFEGGQQPLQRRVPKFGFRNPNRVEYRVINLDTLSEFAEKNKWKEVTIENLISSGLASKKDKVKILGDGELAKALNISAHKFSKKAQELIEKAGGKVTVIS; this is translated from the coding sequence ATGGAATTACACTCTTTAAAACCTGCAAAAGGTTCAACAAAAAATTCAAAGCGAGTTGGTCGCGGTCAGGGATCTGGCAAAGGCGGAACAGCTACGCGTGGTCATAAAGGTGCACAATCAAGATCCGGATACTCAAGAAAAATTGGATTTGAAGGTGGCCAGCAACCATTACAAAGAAGAGTACCAAAATTTGGATTTAGAAATCCAAATAGAGTTGAATACCGCGTGATCAATTTAGACACTTTAAGTGAATTCGCTGAAAAAAATAAATGGAAAGAAGTTACAATTGAGAATTTGATTTCTTCCGGATTGGCAAGTAAAAAAGATAAAGTTAAAATTCTTGGAGATGGAGAACTAGCCAAAGCACTAAATATTAGCGCTCACAAGTTCTCTAAAAAAGCACAGGAATTAATTGAAAAAGCGGGAGGCAAAGTCACAGTCATCTCATGA
- the rplQ gene encoding 50S ribosomal protein L17, with protein MRHGKKFNHLSRTTAHRKAMLANMASSLIKHKRVSTTVAKAKALRSYVEPIINKSKEDTTHSRRVVFSHLQDKDTVKELFAVVAGKVAERPGGYTRIIKVGNRAGDNADMCIIELVDFNDNLLKDTSKSSGKSRRSRRGGKKKSDAVQDENTEKVEAKKETSEVKEVKTEAKVSEKAEPKAEVKPESKEEAKAPTEPEAKTDDKAKEEKVDSKIESKPDADDKAEAKSESKEESKKEDNSPSDSKDESDKK; from the coding sequence ATGAGACACGGCAAAAAATTTAATCATTTAAGTAGAACTACTGCACATAGGAAAGCTATGCTTGCAAATATGGCTTCCTCTTTGATTAAGCATAAAAGAGTATCTACAACTGTTGCTAAGGCAAAGGCATTGAGAAGTTATGTTGAGCCAATTATCAACAAATCCAAAGAGGACACAACTCATTCAAGACGAGTTGTATTTTCTCACTTACAGGATAAAGATACTGTCAAGGAATTATTTGCCGTAGTAGCTGGAAAAGTCGCAGAAAGACCAGGTGGATATACCAGAATCATTAAGGTTGGTAACAGAGCCGGCGATAATGCGGATATGTGCATCATTGAATTAGTCGACTTTAATGATAACTTGTTAAAGGACACTTCTAAATCTTCAGGGAAATCTCGTAGAAGTAGAAGAGGCGGTAAGAAGAAAAGCGATGCAGTTCAGGATGAGAATACGGAGAAAGTTGAGGCTAAAAAAGAAACTTCTGAAGTTAAAGAAGTAAAAACTGAAGCTAAAGTTTCAGAGAAAGCTGAGCCAAAAGCAGAAGTAAAACCTGAATCAAAAGAAGAAGCCAAAGCTCCAACAGAACCTGAAGCAAAGACCGATGATAAGGCAAAAGAAGAAAAAGTAGATTCAAAAATAGAATCTAAGCCTGATGCGGATGACAAAGCTGAAGCAAAGTCTGAATCTAAGGAAGAATCAAAAAAGGAAGACAATTCTCCAAGTGATTCCAAAGATGAAAGTGATAAAAAATAA
- a CDS encoding 50S ribosomal protein L18, which produces MSEIKKLNRRRRLRKSIRSKISGTAERPRLSVYRSNKQIYAQIINDNEGKTLASFTSRSLDDKGNKTEIAKKVGLELAKVAKEAGIESVVFDRGGYLFHGRVAALAAGAREGGLKF; this is translated from the coding sequence ATGAGCGAGATAAAGAAATTAAATCGAAGAAGAAGACTCAGAAAGAGTATTCGATCGAAAATCAGTGGAACTGCTGAGAGACCAAGATTAAGTGTCTACAGAAGTAATAAGCAGATTTACGCTCAAATTATAAATGATAATGAAGGAAAGACATTGGCCTCTTTCACTTCAAGAAGTCTTGACGATAAAGGAAATAAAACAGAAATAGCCAAGAAAGTTGGTCTTGAATTGGCAAAAGTTGCAAAAGAAGCGGGTATTGAATCTGTGGTCTTTGACAGAGGTGGATATTTATTCCACGGAAGAGTAGCAGCTTTAGCAGCTGGAGCAAGAGAAGGTGGCTTAAAATTCTAA
- the rpsE gene encoding 30S ribosomal protein S5, translated as MIQGNVKAVKASEIELTERVVAIKRVAKVVKGGRRFSFAAIVVVGDGNGVVGYGLGKANEVTDAISKGIDDAKKSLIRVPVVKGTIPHDVEATYSGGHVFMKPAAEGTGVIAGGAMRAVLESAGVKDVLAKSKGSSNPHNVVKATIKALENMRDPYTIAQDRGISLEKVFNG; from the coding sequence ATGATACAAGGAAACGTAAAAGCTGTTAAGGCAAGCGAAATTGAATTAACCGAAAGGGTAGTGGCCATTAAAAGGGTTGCTAAGGTTGTTAAAGGTGGACGTCGATTCAGTTTTGCGGCTATTGTTGTAGTTGGTGATGGAAACGGTGTAGTTGGATATGGACTGGGAAAAGCCAATGAAGTAACTGATGCTATCAGCAAAGGTATTGATGATGCTAAGAAAAGTCTCATAAGAGTTCCTGTAGTTAAAGGAACCATACCTCATGATGTGGAAGCGACATATTCCGGTGGCCATGTATTTATGAAACCTGCTGCTGAAGGTACTGGAGTTATAGCTGGTGGAGCGATGCGTGCAGTATTGGAAAGCGCCGGAGTTAAAGACGTCTTGGCCAAATCGAAAGGGTCATCTAATCCTCATAATGTTGTAAAAGCAACGATTAAGGCGCTTGAAAATATGAGGGATCCTTATACAATTGCGCAAGACAGAGGAATTTCACTTGAAAAAGTATTCAACGGATAA
- the rpsD gene encoding 30S ribosomal protein S4 has translation MARYTGPKAKIARRYGEPIEGNTKALSKKNYPPGMHGKGRRRKQSEYAIQLMAKQKAKYIYGVLEKQFANAFHKAARKDGITGENLLQLLESRLDNVVYRLGIAPTRRGGRQLVSHKHILVNNHIVNIPSYSVKPGDVISVREKSKSLEAVTESLGRPQKNYSWLEWDSVNHSGKFVNFPQRDEIPENIEEQLIVELYSK, from the coding sequence ATGGCAAGATATACAGGACCAAAAGCAAAAATTGCAAGAAGATACGGAGAACCGATTGAGGGAAACACAAAGGCTCTTTCAAAAAAGAACTACCCTCCGGGAATGCATGGCAAAGGTAGAAGACGTAAGCAATCGGAATATGCGATTCAGCTTATGGCGAAGCAAAAAGCAAAATACATCTATGGTGTATTGGAAAAACAATTTGCAAATGCCTTCCACAAAGCAGCCAGAAAAGACGGAATTACCGGTGAAAACCTATTGCAATTATTGGAATCGAGATTGGACAATGTTGTTTACAGGTTGGGAATTGCTCCGACTCGAAGAGGAGGAAGACAACTTGTATCCCACAAACACATTTTGGTAAACAACCACATTGTCAATATTCCTTCTTATTCGGTAAAACCAGGTGATGTTATTTCTGTAAGAGAAAAATCAAAATCACTTGAAGCTGTTACCGAGTCTTTAGGAAGACCACAAAAAAATTATTCCTGGTTAGAATGGGATTCTGTGAATCACTCCGGAAAGTTTGTAAACTTTCCTCAGCGTGATGAGATTCCTGAGAATATCGAGGAACAACTAATAGTTGAATTGTACTCTAAATAA
- the rpsN gene encoding 30S ribosomal protein S14, producing the protein MARKAVIARERKRQRLVERYAEKRKALKEAGDWQGLDKLPKNSSPVRLHNRCLITGRPKGYMRKFGINRVTFREMASDGKIPGVTKASW; encoded by the coding sequence ATGGCTAGAAAAGCAGTAATTGCCAGAGAGCGAAAAAGACAAAGACTTGTGGAGCGCTATGCCGAAAAGAGGAAGGCTTTAAAAGAAGCTGGGGATTGGCAAGGTCTTGATAAGTTGCCAAAAAATTCAAGTCCGGTTAGGTTGCATAACAGGTGTTTAATTACCGGTAGACCTAAAGGTTATATGAGAAAATTTGGCATTAACAGAGTGACCTTTAGAGAGATGGCTTCGGATGGGAAAATTCCCGGTGTAACAAAAGCCAGCTGGTAA
- the infA gene encoding translation initiation factor IF-1 has protein sequence MAKQASIEQDGTIVEALSNAMFRVELENGHQVVAHISGKMRMHYIKILPGDKVKLEMSPYDLSKGRIVYRYK, from the coding sequence ATGGCAAAACAAGCGTCCATAGAACAAGACGGTACAATTGTAGAAGCATTATCAAATGCTATGTTCAGAGTTGAACTAGAAAATGGTCATCAGGTAGTTGCGCATATTTCAGGGAAAATGAGAATGCACTATATCAAAATATTACCTGGTGATAAAGTTAAATTGGAGATGTCTCCATATGATTTATCAAAAGGAAGAATAGTTTATCGCTATAAATAA